The proteins below come from a single Saccharopolyspora sp. SCSIO 74807 genomic window:
- a CDS encoding flavodoxin family protein, protein MARLLIVHHTPSPGMQAMFEQVVAGATTDEIEGVEVIRKAALAATAADVLEADGYLLGTPANLGYMSGALKHFFDTVYYPCLDSTTGRPFSCYVHGNEGTEGALRAIGSITTGLSWKQVAEPVTVSGQPDSDSLSACWELGATVAANLMG, encoded by the coding sequence ATGGCAAGACTGCTGATCGTGCACCACACGCCCTCGCCCGGGATGCAGGCGATGTTCGAGCAGGTCGTCGCCGGTGCGACGACCGACGAGATCGAAGGTGTGGAGGTGATCCGCAAGGCTGCACTGGCGGCCACCGCCGCGGACGTGCTCGAGGCGGACGGCTACCTGCTGGGCACTCCGGCGAACCTGGGTTACATGAGCGGCGCGTTGAAGCACTTCTTCGACACCGTTTACTACCCCTGCCTCGATTCCACGACGGGCCGGCCGTTCAGCTGCTACGTGCACGGCAACGAGGGCACCGAGGGAGCGCTGCGCGCGATCGGTTCGATCACCACGGGGCTGTCGTGGAAACAGGTCGCCGAGCCGGTCACCGTCTCCGGTCAACCCGACTCGGACTCGTTGTCGGCGTGCTGGGAGCTTGGCGCCACGGTCGCCGCGAACCTGATGGGATGA
- a CDS encoding phospho-sugar mutase, producing MVTANLDSRLTAAAQEWIDGDVDPVSQSELAELLESAAADPDRAAELAERMSGMPAFGTAGLRAQVRAGPNGMNRAVVLRTTAGVADWLRERGQGGGIVVVGRDARHGSREFAEDTAAAFAAAGFDVRVLPEPLPTPVLAHASRALDAVAGVQITASHNPPQDNGYKLYLRGGTQLIGPADTEIEQHIQRSPAANSVPRRRNWSVHARASEEYLATLASLPRGGARDLRIVATALHGVGARPLHRALTAAGFTDVQWVGSQAEPDPDFRTVGFPNPEEPGATDELLELAGRRGADLAIALDPDADRCALGVRDPDGSWRMLRGDETGVLLGEHVLSSLDRAEHPDPLVATTIVSATMLRSIAARHGVRFDQTLTGFKWLVRAGDGSGTGLVYAYEEALGHCVDPDRVRDKDGISAAVLGCDLAATLKAAGRDLPALLDELSTEHGVHRTGQVSVRVTDLDVISQLMRRLREHPPTTLLGAEVTTRDLLPDTDALLITGSGGLRLVIRPSGTEPKLKCYFQAVEQVAATGTELVEAKRRADERLAELRQAVTDLVRPPEPG from the coding sequence GTGGTCACCGCAAACCTCGACTCCCGGCTCACCGCAGCCGCGCAGGAGTGGATCGACGGGGACGTCGATCCGGTGTCGCAGTCCGAGCTGGCCGAGCTGCTGGAGTCGGCGGCGGCCGACCCGGACCGCGCGGCGGAACTGGCCGAGCGCATGTCCGGGATGCCCGCCTTCGGCACCGCCGGGCTGCGCGCCCAGGTCCGCGCGGGCCCGAACGGGATGAACCGCGCGGTCGTGCTGCGCACCACGGCCGGAGTCGCCGATTGGCTGCGCGAACGCGGGCAGGGCGGCGGGATCGTCGTGGTCGGCCGCGACGCGCGGCACGGCTCGCGGGAGTTCGCCGAGGACACCGCGGCGGCGTTCGCCGCGGCCGGGTTCGACGTGCGGGTGCTGCCGGAACCGCTGCCGACACCGGTGCTGGCGCACGCGAGCCGCGCGCTCGACGCGGTGGCAGGAGTGCAGATCACCGCTTCGCACAACCCGCCGCAGGACAACGGGTACAAGCTGTACCTGCGCGGCGGCACGCAACTCATCGGCCCTGCCGACACCGAGATCGAGCAGCACATCCAGCGTTCCCCGGCGGCCAATTCGGTGCCACGGCGCCGGAATTGGTCGGTGCACGCGCGCGCGTCGGAGGAGTACCTGGCAACGCTGGCTTCGCTGCCGCGCGGGGGCGCGCGGGACCTGCGGATCGTCGCGACAGCGTTGCACGGCGTCGGTGCCCGGCCGCTGCACCGTGCTTTGACCGCTGCCGGGTTCACCGATGTGCAGTGGGTCGGTTCGCAGGCGGAACCGGACCCGGATTTCCGCACGGTCGGTTTTCCCAATCCGGAGGAACCCGGGGCGACGGACGAGTTGCTGGAGCTGGCCGGACGGCGCGGCGCGGACTTGGCCATAGCGCTCGATCCGGACGCGGACCGTTGCGCGCTCGGCGTGCGCGACCCCGACGGCTCGTGGCGCATGCTGCGCGGCGACGAGACGGGAGTGCTGCTCGGCGAGCACGTCCTGTCCTCGCTCGACCGCGCCGAGCACCCGGATCCGCTGGTGGCGACAACGATCGTTTCGGCGACCATGCTGCGTTCGATCGCCGCCCGGCACGGCGTGCGCTTCGACCAGACGCTGACCGGGTTCAAGTGGCTCGTACGCGCCGGCGACGGATCCGGCACCGGGCTGGTCTACGCCTACGAGGAAGCGCTCGGGCACTGCGTCGACCCGGATCGGGTGCGGGACAAGGACGGCATCTCGGCGGCGGTCCTGGGCTGCGACCTGGCCGCGACCTTGAAGGCGGCGGGCCGGGACTTGCCCGCGTTGCTCGACGAGCTCTCCACCGAGCACGGCGTGCACCGCACCGGCCAGGTATCGGTCCGGGTCACCGATCTGGACGTGATTTCGCAGCTCATGCGGCGGTTGCGGGAGCACCCGCCCACGACCTTGCTGGGCGCGGAAGTCACCACCCGCGATCTGCTGCCGGACACCGATGCGTTGCTGATCACGGGATCCGGCGGGCTGCGGCTGGTGATCCGGCCGTCCGGGACGGAGCCGAAGCTGAAGTGCTACTTCCAGGCGGTCGAGCAGGTGGCCGCGACCGGAACCGAACTCGTGGAGGCGAAGCGCCGCGCCGACGAGCGTCTCGCCGAACTCCGGCAGGCGGTTACCGACCTGGTACGACCACCCGAGCCGGGCTGA
- a CDS encoding purine-nucleoside phosphorylase produces MTSTATSDPFATASAAAAALAESTGAAHHDLAVVLGSGWRPAADEIGSPAAEVLMSDLPGFAPPSATGHSGRIRSVPIAGKQVLVLLGRTHLYEGKGMDPVVHGVRTAVAAGCRTVVLTNAAGGLREGMVVGQPVLVSDHVNLTARSPLVGPHFVDLTELYSPRLRGLAREIDGSLEEGVYAGLPGPHFETPAEIRMLRGLGVDLVGMSTVMEAIAARAAGAEVFGLSLVTNLAAGLSGQPLNHQEVLDAGNASAGRMGKLLHSLVERI; encoded by the coding sequence GTGACCTCTACTGCGACCTCCGACCCGTTCGCCACCGCAAGCGCAGCCGCGGCCGCCCTCGCCGAGAGCACCGGAGCCGCCCACCACGACCTGGCCGTCGTGCTGGGGTCCGGGTGGCGCCCGGCCGCCGACGAGATCGGCAGCCCTGCCGCCGAGGTGCTCATGTCCGACCTGCCGGGTTTCGCGCCGCCGAGCGCGACCGGGCACAGCGGCCGGATCAGGTCCGTGCCGATCGCGGGCAAGCAGGTGCTGGTGCTGCTGGGCCGCACGCATCTGTACGAAGGCAAGGGCATGGATCCCGTGGTGCACGGGGTTCGCACGGCGGTGGCCGCGGGCTGCCGGACCGTGGTGCTCACCAACGCCGCGGGCGGGTTGCGCGAGGGCATGGTGGTCGGGCAGCCGGTGCTGGTCAGCGACCACGTCAACCTCACGGCGCGGTCGCCGCTGGTCGGGCCGCACTTCGTGGACCTCACCGAGCTGTACTCGCCGCGGTTGCGCGGGCTGGCCAGGGAGATCGACGGTTCGCTGGAGGAAGGCGTGTACGCCGGGCTGCCCGGGCCGCACTTCGAGACACCGGCCGAGATCCGGATGCTGCGCGGGCTCGGGGTCGACCTGGTCGGGATGTCCACCGTGATGGAGGCGATCGCCGCCCGCGCGGCCGGTGCGGAGGTTTTCGGGTTGTCGCTGGTGACGAACCTGGCGGCGGGGTTGAGCGGGCAACCGCTGAACCACCAGGAAGTGCTGGACGCGGGCAACGCCTCGGCAGGCCGGATGGGCAAGCTGCTGCACTCGCTGGTCGAGCGAATCTGA
- a CDS encoding protein kinase domain-containing protein: protein MPKTADTGGNRLIAERYRLEQRIGGGAMGIVWAGTDELLRRPVAVKEVLLPAGMPETEAAELRERALREARAIALLTHPNVVTLYDVAREDGEPFVVMELVPSQSLSAVLAEHGPLSDQQLAVIADGVAAALESAHRSGIVHRDVKPGNVLIGDDGRIKLSDFGISRNVAEHTITATGIMLGTPAFIAPEIATGDPVTAAADLWGLGATLFAASTGEPPYDAGDHPVATINAVVSGPVPAPPRHGPLAEVISGLMVKDPAARMPPHEVRKRVQHLLPVAGSLPFGMLIDPEAPTVRVPVQQKQRQPTRTPQEPEPAALASDPGPLPFMLSEDAPAPAPARRRFRWGVLVLVCTALVVFLIATVAGFAGVRIYAGEPPLPGLPGAASPVQPPRTVRYVDDANGGNGADGGSFSVLAPAGWDTFRDSRERPAESRSVRLVSPDGTSEVAVERFPGYYREGHTMQEFIDTLPERTGSPPQISLNQAMGESAGGGEPDRRLVYVSKQTSLLGAAAAQAPRTTYAYLTARDGDLWVVRVDSNQAQAGDQRFKEALDSFRTPA from the coding sequence GTGCCGAAGACAGCAGACACCGGCGGGAACCGCCTGATCGCCGAGCGCTACCGGCTGGAGCAACGGATCGGTGGCGGCGCCATGGGCATCGTCTGGGCGGGCACGGACGAACTCCTGCGCAGGCCGGTGGCGGTCAAGGAAGTGCTGCTGCCCGCGGGGATGCCCGAGACCGAGGCCGCCGAGCTGCGCGAGCGCGCGCTGCGGGAGGCTCGCGCGATCGCGCTGCTGACCCATCCCAACGTCGTGACGCTCTACGACGTGGCCCGCGAGGACGGCGAGCCGTTCGTCGTGATGGAACTGGTGCCCTCGCAGAGCCTGTCCGCGGTGCTGGCCGAGCACGGCCCGCTGTCCGACCAGCAGCTCGCCGTGATCGCCGACGGCGTGGCCGCCGCGCTGGAGTCGGCGCACCGGTCGGGGATCGTGCACCGCGACGTGAAGCCGGGCAACGTGCTCATCGGCGACGACGGCCGGATCAAGCTCAGCGACTTCGGCATCTCCCGCAACGTCGCAGAGCACACCATCACCGCCACCGGGATCATGCTCGGCACCCCGGCGTTCATCGCCCCGGAGATCGCCACCGGCGATCCGGTGACCGCTGCCGCCGATCTGTGGGGACTCGGCGCCACCCTCTTCGCGGCGAGCACGGGCGAACCGCCCTACGACGCGGGCGACCATCCGGTGGCCACGATCAACGCGGTGGTCAGCGGCCCGGTCCCGGCACCACCGCGGCACGGCCCGCTCGCCGAGGTGATCAGCGGTCTGATGGTCAAGGACCCGGCAGCGCGGATGCCCCCGCACGAGGTGCGCAAGCGGGTGCAGCACCTGCTGCCGGTGGCCGGTTCCCTGCCGTTCGGCATGTTGATCGACCCGGAGGCCCCGACGGTGCGGGTCCCGGTGCAGCAGAAGCAGCGGCAGCCGACGCGGACCCCGCAGGAGCCGGAGCCCGCAGCGCTGGCGTCCGATCCGGGGCCGCTGCCGTTCATGCTCAGCGAGGACGCCCCGGCACCCGCACCAGCGCGGCGCCGGTTCCGCTGGGGCGTGCTGGTGCTGGTCTGCACGGCGCTGGTGGTTTTCCTGATCGCCACCGTTGCGGGGTTCGCGGGCGTGCGGATCTACGCGGGCGAGCCGCCGCTGCCCGGACTGCCAGGGGCCGCTTCGCCCGTTCAGCCTCCGCGCACCGTGCGCTACGTCGACGACGCGAACGGGGGCAACGGCGCGGACGGTGGCTCGTTCTCGGTGCTCGCTCCCGCGGGGTGGGACACGTTCCGGGACAGCCGGGAGCGGCCCGCCGAGAGCAGGTCCGTGCGCCTGGTGTCCCCGGACGGCACGAGCGAAGTCGCCGTGGAGCGCTTTCCCGGCTACTACCGCGAAGGCCACACCATGCAGGAATTCATCGACACGCTCCCGGAACGGACCGGGTCGCCGCCGCAGATCTCGCTGAACCAAGCCATGGGCGAGTCCGCGGGTGGCGGTGAGCCGGATCGGCGGTTGGTCTACGTCAGCAAGCAGACCAGCCTGCTCGGCGCAGCGGCTGCGCAGGCGCCGCGGACCACCTACGCCTACCTGACGGCCCGGGACGGAGATCTGTGGGTCGTGCGGGTCGACTCGAATCAGGCGCAGGCGGGTGATCAGCGGTTCAAGGAGGCGCTGGACAGCTTCCGCACACCCGCGTGA